The segment CGGGCCGTCTCCGACAGGAAGAGTTCGTTGCACACGACGAGCGGACACGCCCTGAGGGCCTCCGCCACCCGGTCGCTGTCGGGGTCGGTGGCACAGACGTCCTCGCCGATGATCCACAGCGCCCGCAGTTCCCCGGCCCGCGCGGCGGCGAACATGTCCGGGATCCTCAGGCCCGGGCGGTCCGGGACCCGGCCACCCCACACCGCTTCCGCCCGGGACCTCGCGCCAGGGTCGGTGACCTTCCCGTAGCCGGGCAGCAGGTCGGGCAGGGCGCCCATGTCCGAGGCCCCCTGGACGTTGTTCTGGCCACGCAGCGGATTGATGCCGTACCCGCGGTCGGTGCCGACGGCGCCGCGCAGGATCGCCAGGTTGGCCAAGGAACGCACACCGTCCGTGCCGTGCAGATGCTCGGTGACGCCGAGCCCGTACACGATGGCCGGCCGCTCCGCCCTGCCGTACAGTCGCGCGGCGGCGACCAGGTCCTCGGCAGGTACTCCGGTGATCGCCGAGACCCGGTCGGGCGGGTAGTCCTCCAGCAGCGCGGTGAGTTCCGGCAGACCGGTGGCCCGCTCGCGCAGGAAGTCCTCGTCGGCCAGTCCTTCGGCGAGCAGAATGTGGGCGAGCCCGTGGAAGAGCGCGACGTTCGTGCCGGGCCGCGGTCTCAGATGTGCGTCGGCGTGGAGGGCGAGTCCCACCGCGCGGGGGTCGGCGACGATCAGTCCGGCTCCGCCGTGCAGTACACGCCGCAGGAGGCGAGCGCCGACCACCGGATGGGCTTCGACGGGATTGGCGCCGACCACGAGCAGGCAGTCGGACTGCTCCACGTCGTCGAAGCTGTCGGTACCCCCGGAGAGCCCGAGGGAGGCGGTGAGTCCGGCGGCGGAGGGGGAGTGGCACAGCCGCGAGCAGTTGTCGATGTTGTTGGTTCCGACGACGGTCCGCATGAACTTCTGGACGAGGTAGTTCTCCTCGTTGGTGGCGCGGGCCGAGGAGATGGCTGCCACGCAGTCGGCGCCGCCGCCCGTGACGGCCGCACGCAACCCGCGTGCGACCTGGCCGATCGCCTCCTCCCAGGGCACCGGTTCGAGGCGGCCGTCACGCCGCAGCAGAGGCTGGGCAAGCCGTTCGGGGGAGGTGAGATAGCCGTGTGCGAAACGCCCTTTCACACAGGCGTGTCCCTGGTTGACGGGGCCGTCCCGGGCAGGGAGGACGGCCGTGACCTCGCCGTCGGAGGTCACGACGTCCAGGGCGCAGCCGACGCCGCAGTATCCGCACGTCGTGCGCGTCGCGGCTCGCCGGTGGCCGGAGGTGAGCCCGCGCCCCCGCCCGGCTTCGGTGAGCGCGCCGGTGGGGCAGGTGTCCACGCAACCGCCGCAGGACACGCAGTCCGACTGCGCCCAGGGCCCGCCGTTTCCGGGAGCGACCACGGTGTCGGCGCCCCGGCCGGTCAAGGTCAGGGCGAAGGTGCCCTGCACCTCCGCGCACATGCGCACGCACCGCCCGCAGGCGATGCACAGGTCCCGGTCCAGATGCACGTAGGGGTGGGAGTGGTCGACGCCGCGGCCTCCGCCGGCCTGTGCCGCGTCGGGGCCGATGCCCAGTGACCGGCAGAGCTCGGCCAGTTCGCCGGGGTTTTCGGCGGTGAGGGCGCGGGGCGGCAGGGCGCCGGCGATGAGCTCCACCGTGTCCCGGCGCAGATGCCACAGGTAGTCGGCGGCCGCCTCGATGCGCATCCCCGAGACGGCCGGGGTCACGCAGGCCGCCACGACGGCGCCGTCGGCCCGCACCAGACAGGTCCGGCAGGATCCGGCCGGGCTCAGCCGGTCGTCGGAGCAGAGCGCGGGAAGCTCGACCCCGGCGACCCGTACCGCCGTGAGCAGGGGGACCCCCTCGGGAACGGCGACGCTCCTGCCGTCGACCTCGACTTCGATGTCGCCGCCGGTCATGACGCCCAGCCCGCCAGCCGCTCTCCGTAAGCGCGGGCGAGACTGCGCACGGCGGCCGGGATGCGCCGCCCGAACGCGCACAGGCTGGCCTCGGCCAGAATCCGTCCGAGGCGCTCCCATTCAGCGCCGGCCGGCTCATCCGCGGACGCCAGTTGCAGGCCGCGACGTGAGCCCACGCGGCAAGGGGAACAGGCCCCGCAGCTCTCCGCCGCCGCGAACTGCCAGATGTGCCGCAGCGCGTCGTGCGGGGCGATCCGCTGATCGAAGGCGACCAGCCCGGCATGGCCGAGTGCGGCGCCCCGGGCCGCGAGTCCGCCACTCGTCAGCGGTACGTCGAGCGCCTCAGCCGTGAGGAAGCCGCCCAGCGGACCGCCGACTTGCAGTGCGACGAGCTCGCTTCCGTCCCTCAGCCCGCCTCCCAGGTCCATGACGATCCGGCGCAGCGGGGTGCCCAGCTCGACCTCGTACGCCCCCGGCCGGGCGAACCGCTCCGACAGGCAGACCAGTTTCGTCCCGGTCTCTTCCCTGACCCCGCGCCGGGCGTAGGTCTCGCCGCCACGGGAGACGATCCAGGGGAGGGAGGCGAGGGTTTCCACATTGTTGACCACGGTCGGCGCGCCCCACAGACCGTGCCGGGTGGGGTAGGGCGGACGTGGCCTGGCGCAGCCCCGGCCTCCTTCCAGGCTCGCGATCAGGGCGGTCTCCTCGCCGGCGACGTAGGATCCGGCACCTTGCACCACCTCGACGTCCAGGGCGGTGTCCGTGCCGTGCACGGACCGGCCGAAGTGCCCGTCGGTGTAGGCCTGCACCACCGCCTGCCTCATCCGCGCCAGCGCCAGCGGATACTCAGAACGGACCAGGACCACACCCTGCCCGGCACGGCACGCGAAGCACGCCAGGGCCAGACCCTCCAGCACCCGCTCCGGCTCCGCCTCCATCAGAAGCCGGTCGGCGTAGGAGCCGGGATCTCCCTCGTCGCCGTTGGCGACGACGACGGTGCCGTGGGCCCGTCCGGCCGCCTCCCACTTCGCGGCCACCCGGAATCCGGCGCCACCACGTCCTCGCAGCCCCGATGCGGCCACCTCCTGGTGGACCTCGTCCGCCGTGCCCGCCGTGACCACCCGAGGCCAGACCTGCCACGGGGGTTCGCCGGCGACCGTGCCGCCCAGCAGTACGGGGTCACCGGTGGCGTCGGCTGCCGGGATCACCGGTGCCCGGGGGAGTGCGCGTCCCGCCAACTGCCCGGCCAGCTCCGGGCCCGCGCGCGGTGCGTCACCGTCGAGTGCGGCAGGAGCCGCGTAGCAGTATCCGAGGCAGCGGACGGCCTGAAGGGAGATCCCGCCGTCCGGCGAGGCCTCGCCCACGGTCACGCCCAGCTCGTGCTCCACCTCGGTGGGGTGTGCTCCGGCCCGGGCTGCGAAGCACGCCGTGGCCGTGCAGACGCGGACATGACGGCGCCCGTGCGGGGCGGCGAAGTCCGCGTAGTATCCGGCCGGTCCGAGCGCGGCGGCAGCGGGCAGGCCCGTGTCGGCGGCGACGGCCGGAGCCCACGTCTCGGGGTCGTCCGCCGTGAGCGTCCTCGCGCGCGCCAGTGACTCCATCAGTCGGCGCCCCGGTCGGCCGCGCCGGTCGGCCAGGGCCTGAAACGCGTCATAGCGCTCCGCGGGGCCCTCGGTAACCACTCCTTCATCGTGTTGCCGACGGCCGGGGACCGCAATCCGGGCAGTGACGCATCCCGGCGTGCTCCGCTGTGGCTCCTACCGCATTTGACGGTGTGGCCTGCCCCGGGCCGGGCCGACACAGAGGGTCGGTCCGGCCCGGGGCGCTCGTGCGCGCGTGGAGCGCGACCGTCTAGGCGGTCACTCGCCGCCCTTGTTCACCAGCTCGATCAGGGCGTCGGCCGCGGGGGCGGAGGAGGCCGGGTTCTGCCCGGTGATCAGCAGACCGTCCCGCAGGACGTAGGGCTGCCAGTCGCCGGTCTTGGAGTAGAGACCGCCCAGCTTGGTGAGCTCGTCCTCGACGAGGAAGGGGACGATGTCGGTGAGCTGGACGCCGGCCTCCTCGGAGTTGGTGAATCCGGTGACCTTCTTGCCCGAGACCAGCGGGGTCCCGTCCTCGTTGACGGTGTGCCGCAGGACGCCGGGGGCGTGACACACCAGGGCCACCGGCTTGCCGGAGCGCAGGGTGGTCTCGATCAGCCGCGCGGAGACGGTGTCCTCGGCCAGGTCCCACAGCGGACCGTGCCCGCCGGGGTAGAAGACCGTGTCGAAGTCTCGGGCCTCCACCGAGTCCAGGCGGACGGTGTCGGCGAGGGCCCGGGTCGCCTCCGCGTCGGCCTCGAAGCGCCGGGTGTCGTCGGTCTGGGAGTCGGGTTCGTTGCTCTTCGGGTCCAGCGGCGGCTGTCCGCCCTTCGGTGAGGCGAGGGTGATCTCCCAGCCGGCCTCCTTGAAGCGGTAGTACGGAGCCGCCAGCTCCTCCAGCCAGAACCCGGTCTTGCGGCCGGTGTCCCCGAGCTCGTCGTGCGAGGTGAGAACGATCAGAACCTTCATGACACACTCCTCGTGTGATTAGACCAGTCTACTATTAGAGGGTGAAACCACCCTGTGCCCGGACGGAGCGCGGGGTGCGGACCGTCCAGTGCCTTCTACAGGTGCAGAAACGTGCGGGTCGCCGCGGTGACGGTGTCGAGTGGCGCCGGGCTGCGATGGATCTTGGCCATGACGCTGGCGCCGAGCCACATGTCGTACAGGGCCTGGGCGACGTCGCGGGCCTCACCGTCGACCGAGAGGGAGCCGTCCTCCAGGCCGCTGGTGATCGTCCGCTCGATGCGGTCGACTATGGCGCTCGTGCCGTCCTTCAGGACCAGACGCATCGGCTCCGACAGGTCGGCCACCTCGGCGCCGAGTTTCACGGCCAGGCACCTGCCCTGGCACTCCTCGACGCTCTGCGTCTCCCGCCACTGCTGCCAGTAGGCCATCAGCCGCTCGGCCGACGACTCGCCGGACGGGGCGAGTACGGCGTCCATGTCCGTCAGGTAGTCCGCGAAGTAGCTCTTCAGCATCGCTTCGCCGAAGGCGTCCTTCGAGGCGAAGTAGTGGTAGAACGACCCCTTCGGGACGCCGGCCTCCGCGAGCACCTCGTTGATGCCGACAGCCGAGTAGCCCTTGCGGGCCATGATCCGCTGCGCGGTGTCGAGGATGACCCGACGGGTGTCCGTGGTGCGCGTGGCGACTGGCATGCGAAAACCGTAACACCTGAGTAGACCAGTCGTCTAGAAACCCGCGGCCCACACGGCCGGACGTGACCGATGCCCGTCAGGCCGCCGGGGCGGGAGTCATGACCGCCTCGGCGGCCAGTCGAAGCCGCCTGATCATCGGATTCGGGTCGCCCTCGCGGCTGACCAGGACGACCTGGCTCGGGGGAGCACCCTCCATGGGGACGGTGACGAGATCCGGTCGCAGCGAGCTGCGCCGGTCGCCCACCGGCAGCACGGCGATCGCCTGCCCGCTCGCGACGAGTTCGAGCTTGTCCTCATAGCTCTCGATCGGCGGCACATCGGCCCCGAGGACCCGGTACGACGCCCAGTCCGGGGTCTCGAACGCGCACGGCGCAGCCTCTTCGCCGGCCAGCTCTTCCGCGGTCACCGACGCCCGGCCGGCCAGCGGATGCCCACGCGGGACCACGAGCATCCGGGCCTCCTCGTACAGCGGGGTGGCGGACACGTCCTCTGCGGCGAACGGCAGCGGAGCTCGCGCGATCAGGGCGTCGACCCGCCTGTCGGACAGCGCCCCGACATCGTGGCAGCCCAGGTGGCGTGTGGTGATCAGGGCGTCCGGGTGACGGCGGCGCAGTTCCCGTACGGCGGCGGTGATCACGAGGTCCTCGACGTAGCCGATGGTGATCCGTTCGGTCAGGGCCGGTTCACGCACGGCCGACTCGGCCTCGCGGGCAGCCCCCAGCAGGGCATGGGCGCGGGGGAGGAACGTCTGCCCGGCCGGGGTGAGCCGGGCGCCCTGGGGGGTGCGGTCCAGCAGCCGGGTGCCGAGGTATCTCTCGAGCCGCTGGATCTGGCGGCTCAACGCCGGCTGGGCCACGTGCAGTTCGGCGGCGGCCCGGCCGAAGTGCCGCTGCGCCGCCACCACGGTGAAGTAGCGCACCAGCCGCAGTTCCAGATCCTGTCCGAGGTCGTTCATCCGTGCAGCGTACGCGTCATGCCGTTTCGGAATGGGCGGGTTGCCGAACCGGTCTTGGACGGCCCGGCCGCCCTGCGCCTTGACTGAGGGAGCAACGGTTCCCGGAGAAAGAGAATGGTGTCAGGCGTGATGAAGGCGATCCAGATCCATGAAGCGGGCGGGCCGGAAATGCTGCGCTACGAGGAGGTGCCGGTTCCCGGGATCGGCCCGGGCGAGGTGCTCGTGCGGGTCCACGCGGTGGGCGTCAACCCGCCCGACTGGTACCTGCGTGAGGGCCTGAAGGTCATGCCGGCCGAGCTGAGGCCGGCGCTCCAGTTCCCCCTGATTCCCGGAACGGACCTGTCGGGTGTGGTCGAGGCGATCGCCCCGGACGTGCGGGGGTTCGCCGTCGGCGACGAGGTCTTCGGCATGCTGCGGTTCCCCGGGTTCGACGGCCGGACCTACGCCGAGTACGTGGCCGCGCCCGCCGCGGACCTGGCCCACAAGCCGACCGGTCTCACCCACGTGGAGGCGGCCGGCGCCCCCATGGCCCTGCTGACCGCCTGGCAGTACCTGGTCGACCTCGGCCACGAGGTGCCGTCCCCTTTCACCGGCCGCGTGCACCGGCCCGTGCCGATCACACCGGACACGACCGTGCTGGTCAACGGGGCCGCCGGTGGGGTCGGCCACTTCGCGGTGCAGCTGGCGAAGTGGAAGGGGGCGCACGTGATCGCCGTGGCCTCGGGCCGGCACGAGCAGTTCCTGCGCAAGCTCGGCGCCGACGAGTTCGTCGACTACACCACGACCCGGGCCGCGGACGTGGTGAGCGGTGTCGACCTGGTGATCGACGCCGTCGGCGGCCCGGACAGCGCACGCTTCCTGACCGTGCTCGAGCGCGGAGGCACCATGCTCCCGGTCTTCTTCGCCGAGTACGACCCCCACGAGACGGCGCGTCTGGGCATCACCGTCTCGAACATCCAGGTCCGTTCCGACGGCGCCCAGCTCGCCGGGATCGGGCGCCTCTTCGACGAGGGGACGCTCCAGGTCGGGGTGGACAGCACGTACGCGCTGGCCGAGGCGGGCGCCGCGCACGCGCGGGCCGCGCGGGGCCACATCCAGGGCAAGATCGTGCTGACGGCGGTCTCGTGACCGCGGGCCGCAGACAGTGGCATACGGCGGCGAGCCCCGCCGGTGGAGCGGTCACTGAAATCTCGTGCATGGTGTCGGGGATCCCGGGTAGGGGGATTCGAGCCCGCATCGTTTCGGCCGACCTGACCGGCAGCGAGAGCGTCGCCCACCGTCGGACACGGCCCCTGCGCGGGAGAAAGGCCACGATGCCCGGCCCCGTGCGTGGGTGCCGCCGTATGTCCTGACCTGCGGGCACAGGTGAGGAACAGGCGAAAAGAAAGTCCACCGGTTCGTGGTCGGACCGTGTCACCTGTGCCGTAGGCTTCCTCGGTCAGCCCAGGGGGCGCGAATTCTGTGAAGATCAAAGGAATGCCGTGATGGTGAAGCGGGACAACGCTGTGGACCTGGTAGGGCTGCTGTCGATCGAAGGCCAGGACCTGGCCGCGACGTGGGTGAGTGAGGTCCGGGGATCGCTGGGCGGCCGCGTCAGCGCGGCGGAGCTCGAGCGCGAACTGCGTGAGCTGTACGAAGCCCTGGTGGAGGCCTTGCGGCAGGGCGCCACCGGTGTCCACTCGGAGGAGATGTCCGAGGTCCGCGCCCTGCTGACGGAACTGTCGAGGAACAGGGCCCGTCAGGGGTTCTCACCGACCGAGACCGCGATCAGCGTGTTCGCCCTGAAGAGGGTCCTCGAGCCGGTGCTCCAGGACGGCTCCGCGGCGGACATCCGCGCCTATCTCCAGCTCGGCCGAATACTGGACGGGCTGGGCCTGTTCACCATCGAGGCCTTCACACAGACGCGTGAGGAGATCATCACCGCGCAGGCCGAGCAGCTCCTGGAGCTGTCCACGCCGGTGGTCCGGCTCTGGGACGGAGTCATCGCCGTACCGCTCGTCGGGACGCTGGACTCCGCGCGGACCCAGGTGGTGATGGAGAAGCTCCTCCAGGCCCTCGTCGACACGGGCTCGGAGCAGGCGATCATCGACATCACCGGCGTTCCGGCGGTGGACACCCAGGTCGCCCAGCACCTGCTCAAGACGATCGTCGCCGCCCGCCTGATGGGCGCCGAGTGCACCGTGTCCGGCATCAGCCCGCAGATCGCGCAGACCATCGTCGCCCTGGGCATCGAGTTCGGCGACATCGTGACCAAGGCCAGCCTGGCCGACGCCCTCAAGCTGGCCCTCAGCAGGTCCGGCGTGGACCTGGTCGCCCACCAGGGGGCGCAGCGATGAGCGATCGCCTGCCGGTCCTGCGCATCGGGGACATTCTGCTGGTGTCGGTCCAGTCCGATCTGGAGGACCAGACCGTCCTGTACCTCCAGGAGGATCTGGCCGAACACATCGTGGCCAAGCCGACCCACGGTGTGGTGATCGACATCAGTGCCCTGGAGATCGTCGACTCCTTCGTGGGGCGCATGCTGGCGACGGTTGCCTCCATCTCGCGCGTGCTCGACGCGCGCACCGTGGTCGTCGGGATGCGGCCCGCCGTGGCGATCACCCTGGTGGAGCTGGGTCTTTCGCTCGGCGGCGTCAGCACGGCCCTCGACCTGGAGAAGGGCATGGCCAAGTTGCGCCGGTCCGCCAGTTCGGCCATGAGGTGATCGCGCCCTGGGTGGCGGGTGACGAGCCCGAGGTCCGTTCCGTCGCGGTCAGCGCGGACGTGGTGCGGATCCGCCAGACCATCAGGGAACTGGCGCAGCAGTGTCGGCTGTCGTTGGTCGACCAGACGAAGATGATCACCGCGGCGAGCGAGCTGGCGCGCAACACGCTCATCTACGGCGGTGGCGGCACGGTCAGCGCCGCCGTCATCAGCAGAAGCGGCAAGCGCGGTGTGGCCGCCGTCTTCGAGGACCACGGTCCCGGCATCCCCGACGTGGAGCAGGCGATGACGGACGGCTGGACGTCGGGCGGGGGACTGGGACTGGGACTCAGCGGTGCCAAACGCCTCGTCGACGACTTCGACCTGCACACCGTGCCGGGCGAGGGCACGACCGTGAGCATCATCAAGTGGGTGCGGTGAACAGCGACAGCATCGTGCAGTGCGAGGACGTCGCGTGGTTCCGGGACGGAGCCTCGCTGGCGGCCTCCGCACGCGGAGCGGCCGCCACGCTGGCCCGACGCCTGGGCCTGAGCAGTCACCGGTCGGCCGAGGTGGCCCTCGCCGTCACCGAGGCGGCCACCAACGTGCAGCGGCACGCCGTGGACGGGGCGCTGCTGCTGCGGGCGGTGCGCTCCCGTGACACGGCGGGTGTGGAGTTCCTCACCGTCGACTCCGGTCCCGGCATGGCCGACGTGGCCGCGGCCCTCACCGACGGGACCTCCAGCGCCGGCACCCTGGGCATCGGCCTGGGTGCGGTCTCGCGCCTCGCCGACGACTTCGACCTGCATTCCATTCCCGGCCGCGGAACGGTGATGGCCGCCCGCTTCTGGCCCCGTGAGGCGGACGGTGACGCCGCTCTGTCGGTCAGGTCCCCGGCGGCCGGCGTGACCCGGCCCATCAGCGGTGAGACCGTGTGCGGGGACGCGTGGGCCGTGCGCACCGCCGCACCCGCCGACGGCGGATTCCGCCCCGCGCTCGTGCTCATGGTCTGCGACGGGCTGGGCCACGGCCCGCTCGCCGCCCGTGCGAGCCAGGCGGCGGTCAAGGCCTTCCACGCCGCGCGCGATCTCAGTCCGGAGGGCGTTCTGGAGGCCGTCCACCGTGCCTTGCAGGGCACGCGCGGCGGCGCTGTCGCCGTGGCACGGATCGAGCCCGGGACGAAGCGGCTGCTGTACTGCGGCATCGGCAACGTAAGCGGATTCCTCGTGTCGGACGACGGGCGCAAGGCCCTGCTGTCCGCCCCCGGGATCGTCGGCGCGCACATGCGGCGGCTGCGCACGTTCGACGAACCCCTCCCCGAGCACGGCGCCCTCGTCATGCACTCCGACGGGCTGACCGAACGCTGGGACCAGCGCACGCTGCCGGGTCTGCTGCACCACTCCTCCCTCGTCATGGCCGCACACCTGCTCCGCGAAGCGGGCGTGCGCCGGGACGACGCCGGAGTCGTCGTCCTCAAGGACGCATGGTGATCGACGATGAGCAGGGCGAACGTGTCGACCGGACCCTCTGAACCGGGCATGCCCGGCGGCGCGACACCGGCCGTCGACACGGTGGCGACCTTCTCCCTGACCTCGGCCCAGGACGTGTTCGGGCTGCGGCGCCATGCCCAGCAGGCCGCGGCGGCGGTGGCCCTGGACCGGCAGGACCAGGTCCGCCTCGCCACCGCCCTGAGCGAAGTCGGACGCGACCGGATCAGGAGCGAGGAGCTGAAAGTCTCCTTCGCCCTCAGCCCCGGGCAGCCGGCTTCCCTGCTGGTCACGTTCTCCTGGCGCGGCGGTCCGCCGCCCTCCCGGGAGACCCTCGACCTGGCCGCCAAACTCGTCTCCGTCGCCTGCGAGACAGGGCCGCACGCCGGCCGCATCGTCATCACCCAGCCGCTTCCCGCGCCGGGGCCGCAGCCGGCCGACCGGCACGCCCGCCTGGCGCACGTGCTCAAGGGCGACACCCCCTCCACCGAGGCGGACGACCTGCGCGCGCAGACCCGCGACCTGATCGCCGCGTTGGAGGAGACACGCGCCCAGCGGGAGGAACTGCGCCGACTCAACGAGGAGTTGGAAGAGACCAACCGGGGCGTCCTCGCCCTGTACTCCGAACTGACGCGGGAACTGGAGACGACCAACAGCGGCGTACTGGCCCTGCACTCGGAACTGGACGACAAGCGCCAGCAGTTGCAGGACGCGAGCGAGGCCAAGACCCGGTTCTGGACCAACATCAGCCACGAACTGCGCACCCCGGTGAACGCCGTGGTCGCGCTGTCGGCGCTGATGCTGGCACCCAGTTCCCCGCCCCTCACCGAAGAACAGCGAGAGCAGGCCGAACTCATCGCCTCCTCCGGCGGCACCCTGCTCGCGCTCGTCACGGACCTCCTCGACGTCGCCAAGGCCGAGGCAGGGCACCTCGACATCCACCCGGTCCCGGTGGACCTGCGGCTGCTCGTCGCCCATCTCAGCAGCCTCCTGCGCAGCGGATACGGCCGCAGCGAGGTCGCCCTCGTCACCCCCGACCTGGAGCAACCGCCGCTGCTGGTGACCGACGAGACGCTGCTCATACGCATTCTGCGCAACCTGCTCTCCAACGCCATGAAGTTCACCGAGCGCGGCGAAGTGCGCCTGGACGTCACCGCCGACCCCGAACCGTCCGCGCCCGCGGTCCTGTTCACCGTCACCGACACCGGCGTGGGCATCCCGCCCGACGAGATCGACCGCGTCTTCGAGGCGTTCTACCAGGTACGAGGCCCGCACCAGGCAGGCCGGTCCGGCACCGGCCTCGGGCTGCCGTACGCCCGTACCCTCGCCGAACTCCTCGGCGGCTCCCTCACCCTGACCAGCGTAGAAGGCGTCGGCACGCGGGTGCTGGTACGCATCCCGGACCTGGGCCACGCCCACCCGAAGGAAACGGAAGTCGAAGGGACCCACCGTGACCGATAGACCCCACGACGTCCCGCCCGCGACCGTCCTCGTCATCGACGACAACGACTCCAACCGCTACGTCCTGACCAGTTGGCTCCAACGCGCCGGGCACCTCGTCAGTGCCGCAGCCACCGGCGCACAGGGCCTCACGCTCGTGGACGTTCCCCCCGCCGCGCTGCCCGACATCGCCATCATCGACGTCTGTCTGCCCGACATGAGCGGCTTCGAGGTCAGCGAACGCCTCAAGGACGACCCGCGCACCGCCCACATCCCCGTCATCCAGATCTCCGCCGCGGCCGTCAGCCCGGACGATCACGCCGAAGGGCTGAGGCGCGGCGCGGACGCCTACCTCGAC is part of the Streptomyces asoensis genome and harbors:
- a CDS encoding ATP-binding SpoIIE family protein phosphatase, with product MGAVNSDSIVQCEDVAWFRDGASLAASARGAAATLARRLGLSSHRSAEVALAVTEAATNVQRHAVDGALLLRAVRSRDTAGVEFLTVDSGPGMADVAAALTDGTSSAGTLGIGLGAVSRLADDFDLHSIPGRGTVMAARFWPREADGDAALSVRSPAAGVTRPISGETVCGDAWAVRTAAPADGGFRPALVLMVCDGLGHGPLAARASQAAVKAFHAARDLSPEGVLEAVHRALQGTRGGAVAVARIEPGTKRLLYCGIGNVSGFLVSDDGRKALLSAPGIVGAHMRRLRTFDEPLPEHGALVMHSDGLTERWDQRTLPGLLHHSSLVMAAHLLREAGVRRDDAGVVVLKDAW
- a CDS encoding sensor histidine kinase, encoding MPGGATPAVDTVATFSLTSAQDVFGLRRHAQQAAAAVALDRQDQVRLATALSEVGRDRIRSEELKVSFALSPGQPASLLVTFSWRGGPPPSRETLDLAAKLVSVACETGPHAGRIVITQPLPAPGPQPADRHARLAHVLKGDTPSTEADDLRAQTRDLIAALEETRAQREELRRLNEELEETNRGVLALYSELTRELETTNSGVLALHSELDDKRQQLQDASEAKTRFWTNISHELRTPVNAVVALSALMLAPSSPPLTEEQREQAELIASSGGTLLALVTDLLDVAKAEAGHLDIHPVPVDLRLLVAHLSSLLRSGYGRSEVALVTPDLEQPPLLVTDETLLIRILRNLLSNAMKFTERGEVRLDVTADPEPSAPAVLFTVTDTGVGIPPDEIDRVFEAFYQVRGPHQAGRSGTGLGLPYARTLAELLGGSLTLTSVEGVGTRVLVRIPDLGHAHPKETEVEGTHRDR